In the Sarcophilus harrisii chromosome 1, mSarHar1.11, whole genome shotgun sequence genome, one interval contains:
- the CDIP1 gene encoding cell death-inducing p53-target protein 1, with translation MSNDPPPPYPGDSSAPLLEEKTGGPPGAGRASPAMVQPPGIPVPPPDIGPPPYEPPLHAGPQPGFIPSHLNTDGTYVPPGFYPPPGPHPPMGYYPAGPYPGPGGHTATVLVPSGAATTVTVLQGEIFEGAPVQTVCPHCQQSITTKISYEIGLMNFVLGFFCCFIGCDLGCCLIPCLIDDFKDVTHSCPNCKAYIYTYKRLC, from the exons ATGTCCAATGATCCTCCCCCTCCCTATCCTGGGGACTCCTCAGCTCCCCTCTTGGAGGAGAAGACTGGAGGCCCACCTGGTGCAG gCAGAGCCTCACCAGCTATGGTACAACCCCCTGGCATTCCCGTACCCCCACCAGATATTGGGCCTCCTCCCTATGAACCACCACTTCATGCAGGCCCTCAGCCAGGCTTCATTCCTTCCCACTTGAATACAGATGGTACTTATGTGCCCCCAG GCTTTTATCCACCTCCTGGCCCCCATCCTCCCATGGGCTACTACCCTGCAGGTCCTTATCCAGGGCCTGGGGGCCACACAGCCACTGTCCTTGTTCCCTCCGGGGCTGCTACCACAGTGACTGTGCTGCAGGGAGAAATCTTCGAGGGTGCCCCTGTGCAGACCGTGTGTCCTCATTGCCAGCAATCTATCACTACCAAGATCTCCTACGAGATTGGCTTGATGAATTTTGTCCTAGGCTTCTTCTGCTGCTTCATAGG ATGTGACCTGGGCTGCTGCTTGATCCCCTGCCTGATTGATGACTTCAAAGATGTGACACACAGCTGTCCCAACTGCAAAGCCTACATCTACACGTATAAGCGCCTGTGCTAA
- the HMOX2 gene encoding heme oxygenase 2 isoform X1, protein MSSELETPSEGVDESEKRGYEEPEWKNHAKQTDLSELLKDGTKESHDRAENTQFVKDFLKGHIKKDLFKLATTALYFTYSALEEEMDRNKSHPAFAPLYFPTELHRKEALTKDMEYFFGEDWREKVKCSEATQHYVDRIHYVGQHEPELLVAHAYTRYMGDLSGGQVLKKVAQRMLKLPSTGEGTQFYLFENIDNAQQFKQFYRARMNALDLDLKIKEKIVEEANKAFEYNMQIFNELDKAGSLLAKESQDGELPIHDGKGDVRKCPYYAAQQGKGAHEGSACPFKNVMVVLRQPNLQLVLAAVVALASGLMAWYFM, encoded by the exons ATGTCATCTGAATTGGAGACACCATCAGAGGGAGTGGATGAATCTGAAAAAAGAGGCTATGAAGAACCCGAATGGAAAAACCATGCAAA ACAAACAGATCTTTCTGAGCTTCTAAAGGATGGGACCAAGGAGTCTCATGACCGTGCTGAGAATACCCAGTTTGTCAAAGATTTCTTGAAAGGCCATATCAAGAAGGATCTCTTCAAG CTAGCTACCACTGCACTTTATTTCACATACTCGGCTCTGGAAGAAGAGATGGACCGCAACAAGAGTCACCCAGCCTTTGCTCCCTTGTATTTCCCTACGGAGCTACACCGTAAAGAAGCACTGACCAAGGACATGGAGTATTTCTTTGGTGAGGATTGGCGGGAGAAAGTGAAGTGTTCGGAGGCTACTCAGCACTATGTAGACCGCATCCATTATGTGGGGCAGCACGAGCCTGAGCTCCTTGTGGCCCATGCCTACACCCGGTACATGGGGGACCTCTCTGGGGGCCAGGTACTGAAGAAGGTGGCCCAGCGGATGCTGAAGCTGCCAAGCACAGGAGAAGGGACCCAGTTTTACCTGTTTGAGAATATAGACAATGCCCAGCAGTTCAAGCAGTTTTATCGGGCCAGGATGAATGCCCTGGACCTGGATCtgaagatcaaggagaaaatcgTCGAGGAGGCTAACAAGGCCTTTGAGTACAACATGCAG ATTTTCAATGAATTGGATAAGGCTGGTTCTTTGCTGGCCAAAGAATCCCAGGATGGAGAGCTCCCAATACATGATGGGAAAGGAGATGTCCGCAAGTGCCCGTACTATGCTGCTCAACAAGGTAAAG GTGCCCATGAGGGTAGTGCTTGCCCCTTCAAAAATGTCATGGTCGTATTGAGGCAGCCCAACCTTCAACTCGTCCTCGCTGCTGTTGTGGCCCTGGCTTCTGGACTGATGGCTTGGTACTTCATGTGA
- the HMOX2 gene encoding heme oxygenase 2 isoform X2, with product MSSELETPSEGVDESEKRGYEEPEWKNHAKQTDLSELLKDGTKESHDRAENTQFVKDFLKGHIKKDLFKLATTALYFTYSALEEEMDRNKSHPAFAPLYFPTELHRKEALTKDMEYFFGEDWREKVKCSEATQHYVDRIHYVGQHEPELLVAHAYTRYMGDLSGGQVLKKVAQRMLKLPSTGEGTQFYLFENIDNAQQFKQFYRARMNALDLDLKIKEKIVEEANKAFEYNMQIFNELDKAGSLLAKESQDGELPIHDGKGDVRKCPYYAAQQGAHEGSACPFKNVMVVLRQPNLQLVLAAVVALASGLMAWYFM from the exons ATGTCATCTGAATTGGAGACACCATCAGAGGGAGTGGATGAATCTGAAAAAAGAGGCTATGAAGAACCCGAATGGAAAAACCATGCAAA ACAAACAGATCTTTCTGAGCTTCTAAAGGATGGGACCAAGGAGTCTCATGACCGTGCTGAGAATACCCAGTTTGTCAAAGATTTCTTGAAAGGCCATATCAAGAAGGATCTCTTCAAG CTAGCTACCACTGCACTTTATTTCACATACTCGGCTCTGGAAGAAGAGATGGACCGCAACAAGAGTCACCCAGCCTTTGCTCCCTTGTATTTCCCTACGGAGCTACACCGTAAAGAAGCACTGACCAAGGACATGGAGTATTTCTTTGGTGAGGATTGGCGGGAGAAAGTGAAGTGTTCGGAGGCTACTCAGCACTATGTAGACCGCATCCATTATGTGGGGCAGCACGAGCCTGAGCTCCTTGTGGCCCATGCCTACACCCGGTACATGGGGGACCTCTCTGGGGGCCAGGTACTGAAGAAGGTGGCCCAGCGGATGCTGAAGCTGCCAAGCACAGGAGAAGGGACCCAGTTTTACCTGTTTGAGAATATAGACAATGCCCAGCAGTTCAAGCAGTTTTATCGGGCCAGGATGAATGCCCTGGACCTGGATCtgaagatcaaggagaaaatcgTCGAGGAGGCTAACAAGGCCTTTGAGTACAACATGCAG ATTTTCAATGAATTGGATAAGGCTGGTTCTTTGCTGGCCAAAGAATCCCAGGATGGAGAGCTCCCAATACATGATGGGAAAGGAGATGTCCGCAAGTGCCCGTACTATGCTGCTCAACAAG GTGCCCATGAGGGTAGTGCTTGCCCCTTCAAAAATGTCATGGTCGTATTGAGGCAGCCCAACCTTCAACTCGTCCTCGCTGCTGTTGTGGCCCTGGCTTCTGGACTGATGGCTTGGTACTTCATGTGA